One segment of Alkaliphilus flagellatus DNA contains the following:
- the pheS gene encoding phenylalanine--tRNA ligase subunit alpha: MEGKLKELKEKAILEINEADSTAILEKARIHYLGKKGELTEILRGMGSLSAEERPLIGKIANIVRENIEIALEEAKKSIKIKELEKKLQSEAIDVTMPGKEIKVGKRHPLTQAMDDLKNIFISMGFKVAEGPEVETVYYNFDALNAPKNHPSRDVSDTFYINESTILRTQTSPVQVRVMEKNEPPIRIVSLGRCFRNDTPDATHSPMFHQIEGLVVDKGITMGDLKGTLDVFAKNFFGPNTQIKFRPHNFPFTEPSAEVDATCFKCGGEGCSVCKGNGWIEVLGAGMVHPNVLRNCGIDPEVYSGFAFGMGIDRLTMQKYGIDDIRLLFENDMRFINQF, from the coding sequence ATGGAAGGAAAATTAAAAGAATTGAAGGAAAAAGCCATATTAGAAATTAACGAAGCTGACTCTACAGCTATTTTAGAAAAGGCTAGAATTCACTATTTAGGTAAAAAAGGAGAATTAACTGAAATATTAAGGGGGATGGGATCATTAAGTGCCGAGGAACGTCCTCTAATAGGTAAAATAGCTAATATTGTTAGGGAAAATATAGAGATTGCATTAGAAGAAGCTAAAAAAAGTATTAAAATCAAAGAGTTAGAAAAGAAGTTACAATCTGAAGCAATTGATGTCACCATGCCTGGTAAAGAGATTAAGGTAGGAAAAAGACATCCTTTAACACAAGCTATGGATGATTTGAAAAATATTTTTATAAGCATGGGCTTTAAAGTTGCTGAAGGTCCAGAAGTAGAAACCGTATATTATAACTTTGATGCTTTAAATGCTCCTAAAAATCATCCATCTAGAGATGTTAGTGATACTTTCTATATAAACGAAAGTACAATTTTAAGAACACAAACATCTCCAGTACAGGTTAGGGTTATGGAAAAAAATGAGCCACCAATTAGAATTGTTTCATTAGGTCGTTGCTTTAGAAATGATACTCCAGATGCTACACATTCTCCTATGTTCCATCAAATAGAGGGGCTTGTAGTAGATAAAGGCATTACAATGGGAGATCTGAAAGGAACATTAGATGTATTTGCAAAGAATTTTTTTGGTCCCAATACTCAAATAAAGTTTAGACCACATAACTTTCCATTTACAGAACCTAGTGCAGAGGTTGATGCCACTTGCTTTAAATGTGGTGGAGAGGGTTGTAGTGTATGTAAGGGAAATGGTTGGATAGAAGTTTTAGGCGCAGGAATGGTTCATCCAAATGTACTTAGAAATTGTGGTATAGACCCTGAAGTGTATAGCGGATTTGCCTTTGGTATGGGAATAGACCGCCTAACTATGCAAAAATATGGAATTGATGATATTCGTTTATTATTTGAAAATGATATGCGTTTTATCAATCAATTTTAA
- the ftsH gene encoding ATP-dependent zinc metalloprotease FtsH, which translates to MIILCIFVALNIVSNFVTWANSSLINRLTSGDRLLILGITILLFIYYMKLDKNPQYAHATINTEKKEKDQNSNEFFTKPKVTFQDVAGLEEVKEELIEVIDFINQSEKYKKMGAKIPKGILFHGPPGTGKTLLASAVAGETKSAFFSASGSEFVEKYVGVGAKRIRTLFEKARKEAPSVIFIDEIDAIGAKRHLDSNNEKDQTLNQLLVELDGFNTDQTVVVIAATNRIDLLDEALLRPGRFDRHMYISNPNVKAREEILKVHTRNKPLDPSISISDLARKTHGMSGAHLSNVANEAAIIAVRENKHIITIAHFEQAIERVIAGLQVKNPTILPKEKEVVSYHEAGHALVGKILRTDMVHKVSIIPRGQALGYVIHMPQEDRYVLTKEELCDKMMVMLGGRAAEELIFNHLSTGAKDDLKKVTEVAMQMVCEYGMSDLGFIYNEPSMIRSLSDSINQEINKIIYECYNTTYNYLKKYRNELEKISTALLARETLNSSELDELLGDFPPTPKTKDEKEKLEAV; encoded by the coding sequence ATGATTATCCTTTGTATATTCGTAGCATTAAACATTGTTTCTAACTTTGTCACATGGGCAAATAGCTCATTAATTAATAGATTAACATCTGGAGACCGTTTGTTAATTTTAGGAATTACCATATTGCTTTTTATCTATTATATGAAATTAGATAAAAATCCCCAATATGCACATGCCACTATAAATACAGAAAAGAAAGAAAAAGATCAAAACTCTAATGAGTTTTTTACTAAACCAAAAGTTACATTTCAAGATGTCGCAGGATTGGAAGAGGTAAAGGAAGAGTTAATAGAGGTTATTGACTTTATTAATCAATCGGAGAAATACAAAAAAATGGGAGCCAAGATTCCTAAAGGCATACTGTTTCATGGGCCTCCTGGAACAGGTAAAACCTTACTTGCCTCTGCTGTAGCTGGAGAAACAAAATCTGCATTCTTTTCTGCCAGCGGCTCCGAATTTGTTGAAAAATATGTAGGTGTTGGAGCAAAAAGAATACGTACACTTTTTGAAAAAGCTAGAAAAGAAGCACCTAGTGTTATTTTTATTGATGAAATTGATGCTATTGGAGCTAAACGTCATCTAGATAGCAATAATGAGAAAGATCAAACTCTAAATCAATTGTTAGTTGAACTTGATGGATTTAATACGGATCAGACCGTAGTAGTTATTGCAGCTACCAATAGGATAGATCTTTTAGACGAAGCACTACTTCGTCCTGGCAGATTTGATAGACACATGTATATTAGCAATCCAAATGTAAAAGCAAGAGAAGAGATCTTGAAGGTACATACGAGAAATAAGCCTTTAGATCCAAGTATAAGCATTTCTGATTTAGCTCGTAAAACACATGGTATGAGCGGAGCACATTTATCGAATGTTGCAAATGAAGCTGCAATAATTGCGGTTAGGGAGAATAAACATATAATTACAATAGCTCATTTTGAACAAGCCATCGAGAGGGTAATTGCAGGGCTACAGGTTAAAAATCCTACCATTTTACCTAAGGAAAAAGAAGTTGTTTCCTACCATGAGGCTGGCCACGCCCTTGTAGGAAAAATACTACGTACAGATATGGTCCACAAAGTTTCTATAATCCCTAGGGGACAAGCATTAGGCTATGTTATACATATGCCACAGGAGGATAGATATGTTTTAACTAAAGAAGAGCTATGCGATAAAATGATGGTAATGCTAGGGGGCAGAGCTGCCGAAGAATTGATTTTTAATCATTTATCTACTGGAGCAAAGGATGACCTAAAAAAGGTAACTGAGGTTGCTATGCAGATGGTGTGTGAATATGGTATGAGTGATCTAGGCTTTATTTATAACGAACCTAGTATGATACGCTCTTTAAGTGATTCTATAAATCAGGAAATTAACAAAATAATATATGAATGTTACAATACAACTTATAATTATTTAAAAAAATATAGGAATGAGCTAGAAAAAATTTCTACTGCTCTTTTAGCAAGAGAAACTTTAAATAGTAGTGAGTTAGATGAATTATTAGGAGATTTCCCTCCAACACCTAAAACTAAAGATGAAAAAGAGAAGCTAGAAGCTGTATAA
- a CDS encoding arsenate reductase ArsC — protein MKKKVAFVCVHNSCRSQIAEGWAKKLGSDVLEVCSAGTENYHEVKYGAVDVMKEVGIDISEHYPKLLTDIPEEVDILITMGCNVQCPFVLCSHSEDWGLEDPSGGSIEEFRKTRDLIKTKIEELIKRVKNKEL, from the coding sequence ATGAAGAAAAAAGTAGCATTTGTATGTGTTCATAATTCATGTCGATCTCAAATCGCAGAAGGTTGGGCAAAAAAATTAGGAAGCGATGTACTGGAAGTATGCTCAGCTGGGACAGAGAACTATCACGAAGTAAAATATGGGGCAGTAGATGTAATGAAAGAAGTAGGTATTGATATAAGTGAGCACTATCCTAAACTTTTAACCGATATCCCAGAAGAAGTAGACATTCTCATTACTATGGGCTGTAATGTGCAATGTCCATTTGTACTATGTAGTCACAGTGAAGATTGGGGACTTGAAGATCCATCTGGTGGATCTATTGAAGAGTTTAGAAAAACACGAGATCTGATTAAGACTAAAATAGAAGAACTTATTAAAAGAGTAAAAAATAAAGAACTGTAG
- a CDS encoding bile acid:sodium symporter produces the protein MSNEIIEKRGKGLGFFETYLTVWVAACIVLGVAIGQFLPVVPKVLSKFTYYEISIPVAILIWLMIYPMMLKIDFSSIVEATKKPKGLIVTCGMNWLIKPFSMYLIAAFFFKVVFSALIPEVLANEYLAGAVILGAAPCTAMVFVWSHLTKGDAAYTLVQVAVNDLILLFAFTPIVAILLGITDVLVPYGTLFLSVVLFIVIPLAGGYFSRKYIVKNKGIEYFENVF, from the coding sequence ATGAGCAATGAAATCATTGAAAAAAGAGGAAAAGGTTTAGGATTTTTTGAAACCTATTTAACAGTATGGGTAGCAGCTTGTATTGTATTAGGTGTTGCCATAGGACAGTTTTTACCAGTGGTTCCGAAGGTTTTAAGTAAGTTTACCTACTATGAAATATCAATTCCAGTAGCAATTTTAATTTGGTTAATGATTTATCCAATGATGTTAAAAATTGATTTTAGTAGTATTGTAGAAGCTACAAAAAAACCAAAAGGACTAATTGTAACCTGTGGTATGAACTGGCTGATTAAACCATTTAGTATGTATTTAATAGCAGCATTTTTCTTTAAGGTGGTATTTAGTGCTCTAATCCCGGAAGTTTTAGCAAATGAATATTTAGCTGGAGCGGTAATTTTAGGAGCAGCTCCTTGTACAGCCATGGTATTTGTGTGGAGTCATTTAACTAAGGGAGATGCTGCATATACACTGGTACAAGTAGCAGTAAATGATCTTATTCTTTTATTTGCTTTTACCCCTATCGTAGCCATATTGCTAGGGATTACCGATGTATTGGTTCCCTATGGAACTTTGTTCTTATCTGTTGTTTTATTTATTGTTATTCCATTAGCTGGTGGATACTTTTCAAGAAAATACATTGTAAAAAATAAAGGGATAGAATACTTTGAAAATGTATTTTAA
- a CDS encoding potassium channel family protein, translated as MKQYVVIGCGRFGSSVARTLYKMGHDVLAIDSNEEIIQHVSDEVTHAVQADATDENSLKSLGIRNFDVAIITIGSDIQASIMATLIVKELGIKYVVAKANNEIHAKLLFKIGADRVVFPERDMGMRVAHNLVSSNILDYIELAPDYSIMEIAPLDDWVGKTLLEIDVRSKYGVNIMAIKHGYEMNVSPIAMDRIGKDDILVVIGHNKDLEKIEKQVWS; from the coding sequence ATGAAACAATATGTTGTTATAGGTTGTGGCCGTTTTGGAAGTAGCGTTGCAAGAACTCTTTACAAGATGGGACATGATGTATTAGCCATAGATAGTAATGAAGAAATTATTCAGCATGTTTCTGATGAAGTTACCCATGCGGTTCAAGCTGATGCTACTGATGAAAACTCTTTGAAATCTTTAGGAATACGTAACTTTGATGTTGCAATTATTACAATTGGTTCAGACATACAGGCTTCTATTATGGCTACTTTAATAGTAAAGGAACTAGGTATTAAATATGTGGTAGCTAAAGCCAATAATGAAATTCATGCAAAACTACTATTTAAAATAGGAGCGGACCGCGTAGTTTTCCCTGAAAGGGATATGGGAATGCGTGTAGCTCACAATTTGGTATCTAGTAATATATTAGACTATATAGAATTAGCTCCAGATTATAGTATCATGGAAATAGCACCTTTAGATGATTGGGTGGGTAAAACATTGTTAGAAATAGATGTTAGATCTAAATATGGTGTAAATATTATGGCGATAAAGCATGGTTATGAAATGAATGTATCCCCAATAGCTATGGATCGAATTGGCAAGGATGATATTCTTGTTGTTATTGGTCATAACAAGGATTTAGAAAAAATTGAAAAACAAGTTTGGTCATAA
- the infC gene encoding translation initiation factor IF-3, with protein sequence MKEINEQQINEEIRDKEIRVIDTNGDQLGIMSAKDAQKIANSKSLDLVKIAPQAKPPVCKIMDYGKYKYELAKKEKEARKNQKIVDVKEIRLSPSIETHDLSVKANNAIKFLKSGDKVKVSMRFRGRELSNISKGQGVIKQFASMLEEVSVVEKEAKLEGKQMIMILAPKNA encoded by the coding sequence ATTAAAGAAATTAATGAACAGCAAATTAATGAAGAGATTAGAGACAAAGAAATAAGAGTAATTGACACAAATGGTGATCAATTAGGCATTATGTCAGCTAAGGATGCTCAGAAAATTGCAAACAGCAAAAGCTTAGACTTGGTAAAAATCGCACCTCAAGCTAAACCACCTGTTTGCAAAATTATGGACTACGGAAAATATAAGTATGAGTTGGCAAAGAAAGAAAAAGAAGCAAGAAAGAATCAAAAAATCGTGGATGTTAAAGAAATAAGACTTAGTCCAAGTATTGAAACACACGACTTAAGTGTTAAGGCTAACAATGCTATTAAGTTCTTGAAAAGTGGAGATAAGGTAAAAGTTAGCATGAGATTTAGAGGAAGAGAACTTAGTAATATAAGTAAGGGTCAAGGTGTAATTAAACAGTTTGCTTCCATGCTTGAAGAAGTAAGCGTTGTTGAAAAGGAAGCAAAACTTGAAGGAAAACAAATGATTATGATTTTGGCTCCGAAAAACGCATAA
- the rpmI gene encoding 50S ribosomal protein L35: protein MPKMKTHRGAAKRFKKTGTGKIKRSKAYTSHILTKKSPKRKRKLRKAGIVFKGDQRRIAQLLPY from the coding sequence ATGCCAAAAATGAAAACTCATAGAGGTGCAGCAAAAAGATTTAAAAAGACTGGTACAGGTAAAATTAAAAGAAGCAAAGCTTATACAAGCCATATTTTAACTAAGAAGTCACCTAAGAGAAAAAGAAAGCTTAGAAAAGCTGGCATAGTATTCAAGGGCGATCAAAGAAGAATAGCACAATTATTACCATATTAG
- the rplT gene encoding 50S ribosomal protein L20: protein MARVKKGTAAHKKHKKVLKLAKGFRGARSKLFRPANQFVMKALKHAYVGRKLRKRDFRRLWITRINAAARANGISYSRLMNGLKLSGIEMNRKMLSEMAIYDKEGFAQLVETAKQKLNA, encoded by the coding sequence ATGGCTAGAGTTAAAAAGGGCACTGCTGCCCATAAAAAACATAAAAAAGTTTTGAAGTTAGCAAAAGGTTTCAGAGGAGCTAGAAGCAAACTGTTTAGACCTGCTAACCAATTCGTAATGAAAGCATTAAAACATGCTTATGTTGGTAGAAAATTAAGAAAAAGAGATTTTAGAAGACTTTGGATCACAAGAATAAATGCTGCAGCTAGAGCAAATGGCATTTCTTATTCAAGACTTATGAATGGCTTAAAGCTATCTGGTATCGAAATGAATAGAAAAATGTTATCTGAAATGGCTATTTATGACAAAGAAGGCTTTGCACAATTAGTTGAAACAGCAAAACAAAAATTAAATGCATAG
- a CDS encoding TrkH family potassium uptake protein, with product MSIKIDMHNIKLKPTQVLVIGFATIILTGGLLLNLPIASQNGESVGFINALFTATSAVCVTGLSVVDTGTYWTVFGKTVILFLIQIGGLGFMTLATMFFIILGKKISLKERLIIQEAFNQSTLAGLVRFSKYVLIVTFAVEGLGALFLSLRFVPQYGLIIGIAYSIFHSVSAFCNAGFDLIGNGKNLMPYVSDPIVSLTVSFLIIIGGIGFSVITDVFTNRKLKKLSLHTKMALLITALLLTIGTVGFMVLEWRNPNTLGNLTLGGKFLSGFFQSVTVRTAGFNTVDFAQMRTASKLLAIILMYIGGSPASTAGGIKTTTLGVILFTIISVIKGKSETELFRKRISRDIVNRAITIAIIGIFLIISVTMVLSITDSQFDFMEILFEVVSAFGTVGLTLGITPLLSALGKTLLIFMMFSGRVGILTIAFALARQQHKYKGNIKYPEGKILVG from the coding sequence ATGAGTATTAAAATAGATATGCATAATATAAAATTGAAGCCTACACAAGTTCTTGTAATCGGGTTTGCAACGATAATTTTAACTGGAGGATTATTGTTAAATCTACCAATTGCATCTCAAAATGGGGAAAGTGTAGGTTTTATCAATGCTCTTTTTACTGCTACATCAGCAGTATGTGTAACAGGTTTATCTGTTGTGGATACTGGTACCTACTGGACTGTATTTGGAAAAACTGTTATTCTGTTCCTGATACAAATAGGTGGTTTAGGATTTATGACATTGGCTACCATGTTTTTTATTATATTAGGAAAGAAAATATCTTTAAAGGAAAGATTAATTATCCAAGAGGCTTTTAATCAGAGTACTCTAGCGGGGCTTGTGCGGTTTTCTAAGTATGTTTTAATAGTGACTTTCGCAGTAGAGGGATTAGGTGCTTTATTTCTTTCCTTGAGGTTTGTTCCACAATATGGATTGATAATAGGTATAGCTTATTCGATATTTCACTCAGTTTCAGCTTTTTGTAATGCAGGTTTTGACTTAATCGGTAATGGAAAAAATTTAATGCCCTATGTCTCGGATCCTATTGTATCTCTTACGGTTTCCTTTTTAATTATTATTGGAGGGATTGGTTTTTCTGTTATAACTGATGTGTTTACTAATAGAAAACTTAAGAAACTATCTCTTCATACTAAAATGGCATTATTAATTACTGCACTGTTATTAACAATAGGCACTGTTGGTTTTATGGTTTTAGAATGGAGAAACCCCAATACCCTAGGAAACTTAACTTTAGGTGGTAAGTTTCTATCTGGATTTTTCCAATCAGTAACCGTTAGAACAGCAGGTTTTAATACCGTTGATTTTGCTCAAATGAGAACTGCTTCAAAATTATTAGCCATTATTCTAATGTATATCGGAGGATCTCCAGCATCTACAGCAGGTGGTATTAAAACCACGACTCTTGGTGTAATTCTCTTTACAATTATTTCTGTTATTAAGGGTAAGAGTGAAACCGAATTATTTAGAAAGAGAATATCTAGAGATATAGTTAATAGAGCTATAACAATTGCTATTATAGGTATATTTTTAATTATTTCTGTTACAATGGTATTATCTATTACTGATAGCCAATTTGATTTTATGGAAATTTTATTTGAAGTTGTGTCTGCCTTTGGTACTGTTGGTTTAACCTTAGGAATAACACCTCTGTTAAGTGCACTTGGTAAGACTCTACTTATTTTTATGATGTTTTCTGGTAGAGTAGGTATACTTACAATTGCATTTGCACTGGCGAGACAGCAACATAAATATAAAGGAAATATTAAATACCCAGAAGGAAAAATTTTAGTAGGATAG
- a CDS encoding ABC transporter ATP-binding protein gives MSLLEFQNVFFMDDNRSILDDITISIKSGDYISIVGPSGSGKSTFLKLCCHLISPATGQIIYRNKSIEEYNPTDLRKNISYCFQTPYLFGDTVMDNISFPYSIRNSKVNFSRVEELFTVFKIDVNYLNKDIKNLSGGEKQRIALIRTLLFRPEILLLDEVTSALDVDNSLIVESIMKSLNKDGTTILWITHNLDQSKRNANKLLTIEAGKVKSLEVLR, from the coding sequence ATGTCCTTACTTGAATTTCAAAATGTATTTTTTATGGATGATAATCGATCAATACTTGATGATATAACAATATCAATTAAATCTGGAGATTACATTTCTATTGTCGGACCATCCGGTAGTGGTAAAAGCACCTTTCTTAAACTATGCTGCCACCTTATAAGCCCTGCTACAGGACAAATAATATATAGAAATAAATCTATAGAGGAGTATAATCCCACTGATTTAAGAAAGAATATATCTTATTGTTTTCAAACTCCTTATCTTTTTGGAGATACAGTTATGGACAACATATCCTTTCCATATTCAATAAGAAATAGTAAGGTGAATTTTAGTAGGGTAGAAGAACTTTTTACTGTTTTTAAGATTGATGTAAACTATTTAAATAAAGATATAAAGAATCTTTCAGGTGGAGAAAAACAGAGAATAGCCCTTATTAGGACATTGTTATTTAGACCAGAGATACTTCTTTTAGATGAAGTAACTTCCGCTCTTGATGTAGATAATAGCTTGATTGTGGAGAGTATAATGAAATCCTTAAATAAGGATGGTACTACTATATTATGGATAACACATAACCTAGATCAAAGTAAAAGAAATGCGAATAAATTATTAACTATCGAAGCTGGAAAAGTAAAATCTTTGGAGGTGTTAAGATGA
- a CDS encoding TrmH family RNA methyltransferase, translated as MKNKFGHKMEIKLISSENNSIIKHIKSLQLKKQRVRHLQFTVEGVRIVEECLKHNGDIEYVIFSEELHQVQGGSDLLNKVSSKGHTIYQLPSQLFSKLATTESPQGIMAVVNMKNSSLEDLKFEDVDNLFFVILDRIQDPGNMGTIIRTAESAKVDAVIITKGSVDPYNSKTLRATMGAIFHLPIIQCDNDVWIEYLKQKNVELIAADLDTDKTYIDIDYNKNIGIVIGNEANGINSNILSSVDERVIIPILGKIESLNASVAAGILIYKAAEEKHLRKV; from the coding sequence TTGAAAAACAAGTTTGGTCATAAAATGGAGATTAAGTTAATTAGTAGTGAAAACAATTCTATTATTAAGCATATAAAATCGCTTCAGCTTAAGAAACAAAGAGTGAGACACCTTCAGTTTACAGTAGAGGGTGTAAGAATTGTTGAAGAATGCCTAAAACATAATGGGGATATTGAATATGTTATTTTCAGTGAAGAATTACACCAAGTCCAAGGGGGATCAGATTTATTAAACAAGGTTTCCTCAAAAGGGCATACTATTTATCAGTTACCAAGCCAATTATTTAGCAAGCTAGCAACCACAGAGAGTCCACAAGGCATTATGGCTGTAGTTAACATGAAGAATAGTAGTTTAGAAGATCTTAAGTTTGAAGATGTTGATAACTTATTCTTTGTTATTTTAGATCGCATACAGGATCCTGGTAATATGGGAACTATTATCCGCACCGCAGAAAGTGCTAAAGTTGATGCAGTTATAATCACAAAAGGAAGTGTAGATCCATATAATAGTAAGACTCTAAGAGCAACAATGGGAGCTATATTCCATTTGCCAATTATACAATGCGATAATGATGTATGGATTGAATACTTAAAACAAAAAAATGTAGAACTAATAGCAGCAGATTTAGATACGGATAAAACCTATATAGATATTGATTATAATAAGAATATTGGTATAGTAATAGGGAATGAAGCTAATGGTATCAATAGCAATATATTGTCCAGTGTGGATGAAAGGGTTATAATTCCAATTTTGGGTAAAATAGAATCCCTTAATGCATCAGTGGCTGCTGGCATTTTAATATATAAAGCTGCAGAAGAAAAACATCTAAGAAAAGTTTGA
- a CDS encoding ABC transporter permease produces MNGTNIITNSSLLISSSLVLISILFSHSQNLKLERETIIGVVRAIIQLTIVGYLLNYIFGLENPIFTTLLLLFMTFNASYNASKRGKVIRNGTLISFISIGVGTISTLTILLLSGAIKYEPYQIIPVSGMIISNSMVALGLCYRQLGADFKNRREEIETKLSLGADILPSSIEIIRNSIKIGMLPTIDSTKTLGIVSLPGMMTGLILAGTSPVQAIKYQIMVTFMLLSTTSISSFIACYLSYKNFFNERKQLLQKI; encoded by the coding sequence ATGAATGGGACTAATATTATAACTAATTCTTCACTTTTAATATCTTCATCTCTTGTATTAATATCTATACTATTTTCCCATTCGCAAAATTTAAAGCTTGAGAGAGAAACTATTATTGGTGTAGTCAGAGCAATAATACAATTAACTATTGTTGGTTATCTTCTCAATTACATATTTGGACTTGAGAATCCAATATTTACAACATTACTACTTTTATTTATGACCTTTAATGCTTCATATAATGCTTCTAAAAGAGGTAAGGTGATTAGAAATGGAACGTTAATATCGTTTATTTCAATAGGGGTCGGAACAATAAGTACTTTAACTATTCTCCTATTATCTGGTGCAATTAAATATGAACCATATCAGATTATACCCGTAAGCGGAATGATTATAAGTAATTCAATGGTAGCTTTAGGACTATGCTATAGGCAATTGGGTGCAGATTTTAAAAATAGAAGAGAAGAAATTGAAACTAAACTTTCTCTTGGGGCAGATATTTTACCATCATCTATTGAAATAATTAGAAATTCAATCAAAATTGGGATGCTACCAACAATTGATTCCACTAAAACATTAGGTATAGTTTCTTTACCTGGTATGATGACAGGTCTTATACTTGCTGGTACTTCGCCTGTACAGGCGATTAAATATCAAATTATGGTAACGTTTATGCTTCTTTCAACAACGTCTATATCATCTTTCATAGCCTGCTATCTATCATATAAAAACTTTTTTAATGAAAGAAAACAATTGTTGCAAAAGATATAA
- a CDS encoding ArsR/SmtB family transcription factor, whose amino-acid sequence MSVQIRERITIDNKVELLKALADKNRLLILDMLSCGELCACDIMDGLKLTQPTISHHMKILQQCEIVEGRKEGKWVFYSINRKMVDELQNFIRQLTSFKDGCICEGFIRNCTESDENQCKNG is encoded by the coding sequence ATATCTGTACAAATAAGGGAGAGGATTACAATAGATAATAAGGTAGAACTACTTAAGGCTTTAGCGGATAAAAACAGATTACTCATTTTAGATATGCTTTCCTGTGGGGAGCTATGTGCTTGTGATATTATGGACGGTCTGAAATTAACCCAACCAACTATTTCACACCATATGAAAATCTTGCAACAGTGTGAAATTGTAGAGGGAAGAAAAGAAGGAAAATGGGTGTTTTATTCAATCAATCGAAAAATGGTAGATGAATTGCAAAACTTTATTAGGCAACTGACTTCCTTTAAAGATGGATGTATCTGTGAAGGGTTTATTAGAAACTGTACAGAATCTGATGAAAATCAATGTAAGAATGGCTAG
- a CDS encoding thioredoxin family protein — MIIKILGSGCRNCVTLKENTDKALKEVGVDAEVIKVEDFKDIMAYGVMSTPALVIDEKVVSFGKVLKPKEIIKILEKVK, encoded by the coding sequence ATGATAATTAAAATTTTAGGTTCTGGATGTAGAAACTGTGTTACTTTGAAAGAAAATACTGACAAAGCACTAAAAGAAGTAGGTGTTGATGCCGAAGTTATTAAAGTAGAAGACTTTAAAGACATAATGGCCTATGGAGTGATGTCAACTCCTGCATTAGTTATTGATGAGAAGGTTGTATCATTTGGAAAGGTTTTAAAACCAAAAGAAATTATCAAGATTTTAGAAAAGGTGAAGTAA
- a CDS encoding YqzL family protein encodes MKTPDVFWKLFELTGSVTAYIMYKKLSIN; translated from the coding sequence ATGAAGACTCCTGATGTGTTTTGGAAACTATTTGAGTTGACAGGTTCCGTTACAGCCTATATTATGTATAAGAAACTATCCATTAATTAA